A stretch of Paenibacillus peoriae DNA encodes these proteins:
- a CDS encoding PTS lactose/cellobiose transporter subunit IIA yields MDKVNIAELTEEQISFQLILHSGSARSKVIQALTEYRNENVEGADELLKQAKQDLRAAHDIHFQMVKKEAGGTQTPFSLLLMHAEDHLMSTVTMKDLVLELLELFKSRNL; encoded by the coding sequence ATGGATAAAGTCAATATAGCTGAACTGACGGAAGAACAGATTAGTTTCCAACTTATTCTTCATAGTGGAAGCGCTCGCAGTAAAGTAATTCAGGCGCTGACCGAATACCGAAATGAGAATGTAGAAGGTGCGGACGAACTGCTCAAACAAGCCAAGCAGGATTTACGTGCTGCACATGATATCCATTTTCAAATGGTTAAGAAGGAAGCGGGAGGTACCCAAACTCCCTTCTCGCTCCTTCTGATGCATGCCGAGGATCATCTGATGTCCACGGTTACCATGAAAGACCTGGTTCTAGAATTGCTGGAGCTGTTCAAATCCAGAAATTTATAA
- a CDS encoding family 43 glycosylhydrolase, giving the protein MKWIHSSKWLAAWICILFAVASAGLQPDAAHAHTTGVTQATYGTEVNQALNGLDVANAELSLSATASTAITNGTDWKDTAGNPIQANSGNILKVGSTYYWYGEHAENWKFEKVNVYTSTDLKNWSFRSTILTKDSAPELNSSKIERPKVIYNKTTGKYVLWAHYENGTDYSLGRVAVATSDTPDGNFAYQGSFRPLNYESRDMTVFTDTDGSGYLITASRKNGGANDTMAIFKLTADYTGVQSFVGWIFENGYREAPAVVKKNNTYYLFTSQASGWYPNQGAYATASSMTGSWSALSPFGDPAAYGSQIHSIATVTGSAGTSYIYMGDRWNPLNLSDHKFIWLPLTLNDANKTATLNWYSSWDLDAATGAVILPSLVNHAQGKTATASSAASGSPASLANDGNAQTSWKATSASWPAWWQVDLGSSKTIREVGISWFMYKGSEAYYKYKIEYSMDGVNYSTIDRTGNTTYGFTCDKVNFQARYVRINLVNAVLFNNPNNWYTPTVHEVRLLGN; this is encoded by the coding sequence GTGAAGTGGATCCACAGCAGCAAATGGTTAGCCGCATGGATTTGTATCCTATTCGCAGTGGCCAGTGCGGGTCTTCAACCCGACGCAGCCCATGCCCATACAACAGGAGTTACGCAAGCAACCTACGGGACCGAAGTGAACCAGGCGCTGAATGGTTTGGACGTCGCCAATGCCGAACTATCCCTGAGCGCAACAGCAAGCACGGCCATTACGAACGGAACGGATTGGAAAGACACCGCAGGTAACCCCATTCAGGCGAACAGCGGTAATATCCTAAAAGTAGGTTCCACTTATTATTGGTACGGCGAGCACGCCGAAAACTGGAAATTTGAAAAAGTGAACGTGTATACCTCAACCGATTTGAAAAATTGGTCCTTCCGCAGCACTATTCTCACCAAGGATTCCGCCCCTGAGCTAAATTCGAGCAAAATCGAGCGTCCCAAAGTCATCTACAACAAAACCACCGGAAAATATGTATTATGGGCGCACTATGAAAATGGCACGGACTACTCCCTAGGTCGTGTAGCCGTCGCTACCAGCGATACACCCGACGGAAATTTTGCCTACCAAGGCAGCTTTCGCCCGCTGAATTACGAATCTCGTGATATGACGGTGTTCACGGATACTGACGGTAGCGGCTACCTTATTACAGCTTCCCGTAAAAATGGCGGCGCCAACGATACGATGGCGATCTTCAAGCTGACAGCTGATTATACGGGCGTGCAGTCGTTTGTTGGCTGGATTTTTGAAAATGGCTATCGCGAAGCTCCTGCTGTTGTGAAAAAGAACAACACCTACTACCTGTTCACCTCGCAGGCATCCGGCTGGTATCCGAATCAGGGCGCTTACGCAACCGCCAGTTCCATGACGGGAAGCTGGTCTGCTCTATCGCCCTTCGGTGATCCGGCGGCTTATGGATCGCAAATCCACTCCATCGCCACGGTTACGGGTAGCGCGGGAACCAGCTACATCTATATGGGCGACCGCTGGAACCCGCTCAATCTGAGCGACCACAAATTCATCTGGTTGCCACTAACTCTGAATGACGCCAACAAAACAGCAACCCTGAACTGGTACAGTAGCTGGGATCTGGATGCTGCGACAGGCGCAGTAATTCTACCGTCCCTTGTGAATCATGCACAGGGCAAAACAGCGACTGCTAGCTCAGCCGCATCCGGTTCTCCAGCTTCACTGGCGAACGATGGCAACGCCCAAACCTCGTGGAAGGCTACTTCCGCATCCTGGCCTGCATGGTGGCAGGTCGATTTGGGCAGTTCCAAGACCATCCGCGAAGTGGGTATTTCATGGTTTATGTACAAAGGATCTGAAGCGTATTACAAATACAAAATTGAATACAGCATGGATGGAGTCAACTACTCCACGATTGATCGCACAGGTAATACCACATATGGTTTTACCTGTGACAAAGTCAATTTTCAAGCTCGCTACGTGCGAATCAACCTTGTAAATGCAGTGCTATTCAATAATCCGAACAACTGGTATACCCCGACAGTGCATGAAGTCAGATTGCTTGGCAATTAA
- a CDS encoding glycoside hydrolase family 1 protein yields the protein MKDIEQQTIQYRFPSDFWWGSSASATQTEGTMEGDGKGPNIWDYWFEQEPNRFYDGVGPGETSRFYTRYKEDIALMKELGHNSFRFSISWSRLFPAGRGAMNQKAVDFYNAVIAELHQAGIEPFVSLYHFDLPMALQEKGGWVNRETVEAYVDYANTCFGLFGDRVAKWFTHNEPIVPVEGGYLYDFHYPNEVDFGKAVQVGYHTLLSSASAIKAYKEGGYKGKIGIILNLTPTYPRSQHPADVQAAEICDAFFNRSFLDPSVTGEFNPLLVELLRQEGFVPLMEDGDREIIRQGTVGLLGINYYQPRRVKARESLPNPDAPFVPERFFDYYAMPGRKMNEMRGWEIYEKGIYDILTNVRLNYGNIECFISENGMGVQGEEKFRDEHGMIHDDYRIDFIREHLKWVQRAILEGSNVKGYHLWTFMDNWSWTNAYKNRYGFVSVDLQDGGKRSVKQSGHWFKQVIENNGF from the coding sequence ATGAAAGATATCGAGCAGCAAACCATTCAATACCGTTTTCCATCCGACTTCTGGTGGGGCTCATCGGCCTCGGCTACCCAGACAGAAGGAACCATGGAGGGAGACGGCAAAGGACCGAACATTTGGGATTATTGGTTTGAGCAGGAGCCGAACCGTTTTTATGACGGGGTTGGACCTGGCGAAACGTCCCGTTTCTATACCCGTTACAAAGAAGATATTGCACTCATGAAAGAGCTTGGTCACAACTCCTTCCGGTTCTCTATTTCCTGGTCGCGTCTGTTTCCAGCGGGAAGGGGTGCGATGAACCAGAAGGCGGTTGATTTCTATAATGCCGTCATTGCAGAGTTGCATCAGGCGGGGATTGAGCCATTTGTGAGTTTGTATCATTTTGATTTGCCGATGGCTTTACAGGAAAAAGGAGGATGGGTGAACCGGGAGACGGTCGAAGCTTACGTAGATTACGCTAACACTTGCTTTGGGCTATTCGGAGATCGTGTGGCCAAATGGTTTACGCATAATGAGCCGATTGTCCCAGTGGAAGGCGGCTATCTGTACGATTTCCATTATCCGAATGAAGTGGATTTCGGTAAAGCTGTACAGGTGGGATACCATACCCTGTTATCGAGCGCGAGTGCCATTAAGGCATACAAAGAGGGAGGCTACAAGGGCAAAATCGGAATTATTTTGAACCTGACGCCGACCTATCCGCGTAGTCAGCACCCGGCAGACGTGCAGGCTGCTGAAATATGCGATGCGTTCTTTAACCGTTCCTTTTTAGACCCATCTGTGACGGGAGAATTTAACCCTTTGCTCGTGGAACTGTTGCGCCAAGAGGGCTTTGTACCGCTGATGGAAGACGGGGACCGGGAGATTATACGTCAAGGCACGGTGGGCCTGCTGGGGATTAACTATTATCAGCCTCGCAGAGTCAAGGCCCGCGAAAGTCTGCCGAATCCAGATGCGCCTTTTGTGCCGGAACGATTCTTCGATTATTACGCTATGCCTGGCCGTAAGATGAATGAGATGCGGGGCTGGGAGATTTATGAGAAGGGCATTTACGACATTCTGACCAATGTCAGACTGAATTACGGCAACATTGAATGCTTCATTTCAGAAAATGGGATGGGTGTTCAAGGCGAGGAAAAATTCAGGGATGAGCACGGCATGATCCATGATGACTATCGCATTGATTTTATCCGTGAGCATCTCAAATGGGTTCAACGGGCCATCTTGGAGGGCTCCAATGTGAAAGGCTATCACTTATGGACGTTTATGGACAACTGGTCCTGGACGAATGCTTATAAGAATCGCTATGGTTTTGTGTCTGTCGATCTTCAGGACGGCGGCAAAAGATCCGTTAAACAGAGTGGGCACTGGTTCAAACAAGTGATCGAAAATAACGGATTCTAA
- the celB gene encoding PTS cellobiose transporter subunit IIC, giving the protein MFEKLSRILIPIAGKLNNNRYLTVLRDAFMLSFPLTVFGSIIVVIINLPFLKGWMGDGNYATFNSLLNIAPSATLNIMTLFVVVGIGYYLSRSYKVEPIFGGMIALVSFLMLTPFVLTQESGATIAGVIPLDRIGAKGMFLGMIVAFIAGEIYRRVTQRNIIIKMPPGVPPAVAKSFAALLPACITLGIFLIINVVVTLTLHNNLHDLIYHAVQAPLVHLGSGIIPTLIAIFFVQLLWFFGLHGQIIINSVMEPIWNTLALENYEAYSKGAELPHIITKQFVDIYTVGIGGTGMTLAVVLTILIFLKSKQLKQVSKLAIGPGLFNVNEPVIFGLPIVMNPLIFVPWVIAPMIVTLITYFAMSTGLVPPPNGIQVPWTMPLFFSGMMATGSLMGGVLQLFNMAVVFVIWFPFLKFIDRMNVRKEQEEELNQAAIAGKDQTVGM; this is encoded by the coding sequence TTGTTTGAGAAATTAAGCCGGATACTGATACCTATTGCCGGTAAACTGAACAACAACCGCTATCTTACTGTACTGCGTGATGCATTTATGCTGTCATTTCCATTAACAGTTTTTGGCTCCATCATTGTCGTTATTATCAATCTGCCGTTTCTAAAAGGTTGGATGGGCGACGGTAATTATGCGACTTTTAACAGTCTGCTGAACATTGCGCCGAGTGCGACCCTGAACATCATGACCTTATTCGTGGTTGTCGGGATCGGCTATTATTTATCCCGAAGTTATAAGGTCGAGCCCATATTCGGCGGCATGATCGCGTTGGTCAGCTTCTTGATGCTCACCCCGTTTGTGCTGACACAAGAAAGCGGTGCCACGATTGCTGGTGTCATTCCGTTGGATCGGATTGGGGCCAAAGGCATGTTCCTTGGCATGATCGTTGCTTTTATAGCTGGTGAAATTTACCGAAGAGTGACACAGCGGAACATTATTATCAAAATGCCTCCAGGCGTTCCGCCGGCAGTTGCCAAGTCATTTGCCGCTTTGCTTCCGGCATGTATTACATTGGGCATATTTTTGATCATTAATGTTGTAGTTACACTGACCCTTCATAATAACCTGCATGATCTGATTTATCATGCCGTACAGGCACCGCTGGTACATTTGGGCAGTGGCATTATCCCTACATTGATTGCTATTTTCTTTGTTCAGCTTTTATGGTTCTTTGGTCTTCATGGTCAAATCATTATCAACTCGGTTATGGAGCCGATCTGGAATACGCTGGCACTTGAAAACTATGAAGCATACTCCAAAGGAGCGGAACTGCCGCATATTATCACCAAGCAGTTTGTGGATATTTATACCGTAGGTATCGGTGGTACAGGTATGACACTGGCAGTCGTGCTCACGATTCTGATCTTCCTGAAGAGCAAGCAATTGAAGCAGGTCAGTAAGTTGGCCATTGGACCAGGTCTGTTCAATGTCAATGAACCCGTCATTTTCGGTTTGCCGATTGTGATGAATCCGCTTATTTTTGTCCCATGGGTCATTGCTCCAATGATCGTTACGCTGATTACTTACTTCGCGATGTCCACCGGGCTTGTACCACCGCCTAACGGAATACAGGTCCCTTGGACGATGCCGTTGTTCTTTAGTGGAATGATGGCTACGGGATCTCTAATGGGAGGCGTACTGCAGTTGTTTAATATGGCTGTCGTTTTTGTCATTTGGTTCCCATTCCTGAAATTTATTGATCGGATGAACGTTCGTAAAGAGCAGGAAGAGGAGCTTAACCAAGCAGCCATTGCAGGTAAGGATCAAACTGTTGGAATGTAA
- a CDS encoding GntR family transcriptional regulator gives MNKYERIAQEVKKRIIDKTYSSDDPIPDEISLASEFRVSRMTIKRALDTLVSEGLLNRKRGHGTFIVKSVYNVPVNVVVNEMLGLTNVLRGKEIKSKIIAFDVQFPSEEVAAHLFIDANSPVYHVVRLRIVEGEPYVIERTYMPTKLISGITEQVLHGSVYKHIKEELGLNIVSSHRTIRASKSTELDWEYLDCGVDDPVLEIEQVGYLDTGIPFEYSFSRHRYDKFVFTTVNRIR, from the coding sequence ATGAATAAATACGAACGGATTGCACAAGAGGTCAAGAAGCGTATTATAGATAAGACCTATAGCAGTGATGATCCGATTCCCGATGAAATTTCACTGGCCAGTGAGTTCCGGGTAAGTCGGATGACGATTAAGCGGGCATTGGATACGTTGGTGTCGGAAGGGCTGTTGAATCGTAAAAGAGGACACGGAACCTTTATCGTCAAATCGGTCTACAATGTCCCGGTTAATGTCGTTGTGAATGAAATGCTGGGGCTGACAAACGTACTGCGCGGGAAAGAAATCAAAAGTAAAATCATAGCGTTTGACGTTCAATTTCCATCTGAAGAGGTAGCGGCGCATCTATTTATTGATGCCAATTCTCCTGTGTATCATGTCGTCCGTCTGCGTATTGTAGAGGGCGAGCCCTATGTGATAGAGCGCACATACATGCCTACCAAGCTGATCAGCGGTATTACCGAGCAGGTGTTGCACGGCTCAGTGTACAAACATATTAAGGAGGAGCTGGGCCTTAATATTGTCAGTTCACATCGTACCATCCGCGCGTCCAAGTCGACTGAGCTAGATTGGGAGTATTTGGACTGTGGTGTGGATGATCCGGTTTTAGAAATTGAGCAGGTAGGTTATCTGGATACGGGTATACCGTTTGAATACTCATTCTCACGGCATCGGTATGATAAATTTGTGTTTACCACAGTAAATCGGATACGTTGA